From the Prunus dulcis chromosome 4, ALMONDv2, whole genome shotgun sequence genome, one window contains:
- the LOC117626207 gene encoding berberine bridge enzyme-like 8, translating to MQREMEISHIKLVPVLLFILLNSVWCTTSNSISESFLQCFSSHIPSNSSSKIIITKNNPAYYSVFQFSIQNLRFFNTPTPKPEAIITPFKHSHVQAAVICSKKEGIQIRTRSGGHDYEGLSYVSIAPFILIDLFELRSIDIDIENEIAWVESGATLGELYYAIAQKSKVHGFPAGTCPTVGVGGHISGGGYGSLFRKYGMAADNVLDAKIVDVNGRVLDRKSMGEDLFWAIRGGGGASFGVILSWKLRLVPVPPTVTTYVASKTMEEGATKLLSKCQTIADWMPEGYFLRVVIGVTNGTNGGKTIEAEFSFLFLETYEELLPWMKENFPEFNLSRSAFTEMSWIQSILYSSSYSINDTEALLNRSQQSRSSFKGKSDYVTEPLSEAGMEVLYQIMFELDASTVILTPFGGIMSEISESEIPFPHRKGNLYEIQYFVTWDDDKDSEKYVSWTRMAYAYMAAYVSKSPRGAYLNSRDLDLGINKDANTSYAEASIWGLSYFKNNFRRLAQVKTVVDPGNFFFNEQSIPVLRSGKMKHQQQLAASL from the coding sequence ATGCAGAGAGAAATGGAGATCTCTCACATAAAACTAGTTCCAGTCCTACTTTTCATCCTTCTCAATTCAGTTTGGTGCACAACTTCAAACTCAATTTCTGAAAGCTTTCTTCAATGCTTTTCCTCCCACATACCTTCAAACTCAAGCAGCAAAATTATTATCACCAAAAACAATCCTGCTTATTACTCAGTCTTCCAATTTTCCATACAGAATCTGAGATTCTTCAACACTCCAACACCAAAACCAGAAGCTATCATTACTCCTTTTAAACACTCTCATGTTCAAGCAGCTGTAATTTGTTCCAAGAAAGAGGGCATACAAATAAGAACCCGAAGCGGGGGGCATGACTACGAGGGCCTATCTTATGTATCGATAGCTCCTTTCATCCTGATTGATCTTTTCGAACTTCGGTCCATTGATATTGACATAGAGAATGAGATCGCTTGGGTCGAGTCTGGTGCTACTCTCGGGGAGTTGTATTACGCAATTGCACAAAAGAGTAAAGTCCATGGCTTTCCAGCAGGGACTTGTCCAACTGTTGGTGTGGGGGGACATATTAGTGGAGGTGGATATGGTTCCTTGTTCAGGAAGTATGGTATGGCAGCTGACAATGTCCTTGATGCTAAGATTGTCGACGTTAATGGCAGAGTTCTTGACAGAAAATCCATGGGAGAAGATCTCTTTTGGGCTATTAGAGGAGGGGGAGGCGCAAGCTTTGGAGTCATTCTGTCATGGAAACTTAGGTTGGTTCCGGTTCCTCCAACTGTAACAACTTACGTGGCATCAAAGACCATGGAAGAAGGTGCAACCAAACTTCTTTCTAAATGCCAAACAATAGCAGATTGGATGCCTGAAGGGTATTTCCTGCGTGTGGTTATAGGAGTTACAAATGGTACAAACGGTGGAAAAACTATTGAAGCTGAATtcagtttcttgtttcttgAGACTTATGAGGAACTTCTTCCTTGGATGAAAGAAAACTTCCCAGAGTTCAATTTAAGCCGGAGCGCATTCACTGAAATGAGTTGGATTCAGTCTATTCTATATTCCTCTTCCTACTCAATAAATGATACAGAAGCTCTGCTTAACCGGAGTCAACAATCTAGAAGCTCCTTCAAAGGAAAATCAGACTACGTGACAGAACCACTTTCAGAAGCGGGCATGGAAGTTTTATATCAGATAATGTTTGAACTAGACGCATCCACGGTGATACTGACACCTTTTGGCGGAATAATGAGTGAGATTTCCGAATCAGAAATTCCTTTCCCACACAGAAAAGGAAACTTATATGAAATCCAGTATTTTGTCACTTGGGATGATGACAAAGATAGTGAGAAATATGTTAGCTGGACAAGAATGGCGTACGCCTACATGGCAGCATATGTTTCCAAGTCCCCAAGAGGTGCCTATTTGAACTCCAGGGATCTTGACTTGGGGATAAACAAGGATGCTAACACAAGCTATGCAGAAGCAAGCATTTGGGGTTTGAGCTACTTCAAGAATAACTTCAGGAGACTTGCTCAAGTGAAGACCGTGGTTGATCCTGGtaacttcttttttaatgAACAAAGCATCCCTGTGTTACGATCTGGAAAAATGAAACACCAACAACAACTAGCTGCGTCTCTGTAA